TCGAACGCATGAGGGCGCCGAGCTCTTGCGAATTGTGGGAAATGGGAAACCAAAAatggaatcccccccccccccccccctccccctccccattGATAGACACACATgatgaacttaaaaaaaaaatgatacatcCCCATAACAATTACTGTGCAGCTGTGTGGGCATGTGTTGTACCAaacacaatgaagtttatcGCTCATTACCACTTCACTCGATTTAATTGATACTTTGAATCTTTTACCTCCCACACGGACGCCAAATGAAAGTGTGACAAATAGAAATGTTGCACCGCTTACTTATTTACCACAAGGCAACACCTCTGATTGGATTTAGAACAGGCAAACCAAAAGCTCGCCGatgcgcacacacgcaaacaaacaaacaaacaaacagcgtGTGTTCCAGATGGTGGCGGCGAGGCGGAGCTGTTGCTAGGCGACCCGGCCTCCTCGCCTCTCAACAACATCAGCCGCCCTTTAGCGTCCGTCACTTCCCCGCGGCCGCTCTGTTGCCGTGCAGAAAGAAAGCGCCTCGTTTCTCAGCGTGTTCCATAGCAAGCGCGGGGGCTTTATTTTATTGGAGCCATCAGTCATAAGGTGGGAGGAAAAAAcgtatttaataaaatactgGTTGAAGGTGGGTGTCGCGGAACTTACCCGTTCTTACGTCCGAAACAGAATCAGTGTCGTCAAGTATGTCAACCGAACAAAAATGTCCCTCAAAGTATTCGTCgtgatgatctcgtctcaatttactcgcaCGTTTGCTTCGTGTGAAATCGAGGCATGtcaaattgaacacaaagctcgTATGCTaccactttagagtgcctcgttgtccaCCGTGAGTGCATGCACTAGAGTCATAAAACGTCTGATTTGACAGCcaacgattttgaagcctcaatGAATAtacttgatgattttttttttttttttatagaataGAGCTCATCTATGATGTGCTGTAGAGGCCTCCCAAACATTTTTGCTCTCTCACAAACGCACGAAAAACCTCTCACGCACCCAAAAGGCCTCTCACGATCAGCAACACACCTCTCATATGCAACcaaaaaccattcacacacacacacacgcgcaaaccTGTCACACTTttcacacccccccccccctaaaaaaactctcaatcacattaaaaactcacatgataaaaaaaaaaaaaaactcaccaactcacacacacaaagactctCACTCACCCAAAAACTCACTCACATCAAAACTATTTTGatactaaaaaaacaacaacaacaaaactctcacacataaaaaaaataactctcaTACACGCCAGATTAACCTCTCGCTccctcacacactcacacaaaactCTCccacatatcaaataaattgtcTCCTGCGTGGCAGAGCCAATCAGCTTTCGAGATCTAAGAAACTTGTGTTTCAACTTTTTGTGCTTCGTTTCACACACGCCATTTTTTGACTCTCACGTGGACAAAGAGGTCTGATacatcaaaagaaaaaagaaaaaagattgcTTTTAACAGGTAGTTGACAAAAAAGTTGACACGGAGCACTTAAACTTTTAGAGCTTCATCTGCAACTTGCACTTTCAGTCCAAAATATGCACGATTAATATTTAATCAACACCCAGGCAAAGCAAATGAAGCAGCGGGGGTCTCACTTCTGCATCCTTTATCCTTCTGCAAAAGTGGCTTTTCGACGCCATTGCCATCCGCCCTGTTACCGTGGCGATGCAAGCCAGCATCTTCAATTAAATGtctttgggacgtgggaggaatatttatttctatattttcttCCGTTTATAACATGTTTATaacgtcatttaaaaaaaaaaaaaaaaaaaaaagttcttcatttcaaaacatgtcATCCAATTCTGTAGACTCCATTGTGAAGTAATGAGGAAATGGTTAATTGAGAGTCATTGAGGCCATTGAGGTGGTGCCCTGAGATATGGATTTTTAATTTGTGATGTAACCACACTCGTAATTCAAAACACCGTATCTGAAATCATCTTGTTATGTTATCGCTCTACTTGTGTTGCCACTTGTTCAAACTCGTTGTTTGACGGGGTCAAACACCGCAACACAGATGCTGTTCgctagcccgtctatggcgttttttGCATGGTTAGTTAGAATTAAGGTAAACAGACTTATCGAAACTGTTGGTTGTCATCtgtaattctctgttttatgATTCGCTTGATCGTAAACTGCAACTGGGAGAAGGCAATAAACAGATTGaagcttgtctttttttttttttttttttttggaagacgAGTTCGCAAGCTACCAAACAGctgtttgttgtgaagtgagttaagtCCGCCGCCACCATACGGCGCtttgtatttcaaatgtttgctctcaagtcaaagcacCTGGAAAAACATACTCGTCAGGTCACTAGTCACACACAATCTTTTTAATTTGGTACCACACAGTAAATCCTCTAAATCCAGAGTAGCATGTGCATGTAAGCCCACTTTTGCTACCGTCGGGTCTCGCTCCCTCGCTGTCACCATGgcgactggaaaaaaaaagaaggcagcTGTGTACGGAGATGATATATTCCAACGAAGACTGAGAAAACTTTGCCTCGACTTCCAGTATGTTCTTCCCTCCCACGTTTTTGAGTCGCAACAGGGCCCGCATGAtggaaatgaatgttttttagtCAGCCGGCGTGTGAGAAAATATTCCTCATGAGTTTTCTTTCAACTTGAATGTAAAACACTTTGGACTCATTTGGACTCATTCTTGCCTCCAAGGCAACTGACTACACAAGCAACAGTTAGTAAGAATCCAACGTTGAATCCAGACGATGTAAAATAGTTGAAATGAAAGTCACATAAAacatcatctttaaaaaaaaaacaacaacaaataaataaataaatcattgacTACAATTGACCAAAATAAGCTTTTTCTCCATCATCGTTAGAGGCTGCAAGCGTGACCGCTCATGACATTTGCCTTCCTGTCTTCTGTGCTTTGCtgttatgtaatatatataaaaacataatggtGCAGCTAAAATCTATTTCGCAGCAGAGGAGAGCAAAAAATAACGCCTCCGTGCCCATCATTCTTAACAACTGTTTTCCTGTGCGTGTgcgtttttcagcaattatttgCTGACCTTCTCCACTGCCTTCCGCCTCCCATTGATTGTGAAAATAGACTTGGATTAGTAATTTACAACAAAAGCATTGAACATTTCGCCCCCTGGCAACAACACgcgtgaagtttttttttttttttttttttttttttttttaattttgatctCCTTTTGATGCCCGTTTTAACAAAATCGCTGAAGCAATATGCTCGAATATGTCAtgattgtttgtatttgttgtagaatgtaaaatgaaaacagcaCAGCAGACAGTTTACCTCAAATTAGCATGTAGCGCTAACTTCAGTTTTGTTGAGATGCTCACTTTAGAATGATGACTCTACTATCTTGCAGTTTTAATGTAGTATGGCACAACTTTACCCTTCATCTAAATTATATGAATTGCGTTGTTATCCTCACCAGTGTGGCGTCCCTCAAGGGTGTATCCTAGGGCCCCCTCTGTTCTCCGTGTAAAAGGTATCTCTATCTTGATTATTTCATGTAattaatgtctttttcagggtgCAAACATGCTACACTGAATACTGTAATGACTAAATCGAGCAAAACAATGTTAGCAAAGGAgcagaaaatgtaaacatcttGCCACGAAACGGTTATAATTTGCAACTATTTGAAGTGATGGAGCGAtggtatttgatttttttcgaAAATATGAAGAGAAAAATACACATGAtccaaaaatattacattttctacTCATTGCAATGAATTACTTTTCATATGAAATCCCCCTCCAAAAATGATTACGAGTGCTACgggttgaaccgattagtcgACTTCTCATCGAGCCCACTGAACTGCACCGCATTGACGTTTTCAGGCTTGAAGTCGACGAATCGCtcatcatgctttttttttttttggggggggggggggggggcatctcaTCTTCCAATTGGTCAGTTAACAGAAGATTTTCCACCCGCCCGTCTgcttttaatttcatttgcttttatttgtttccacGCCGATCTGTCGGAAATTGACTTTCAACCGGACTTTGATCACATTATAGTCGACCACATGAAATCTTTAGTCCTTCAACGCGCGGCGAGTGCGAGCTCTTCTCATTTCAAATCAATTTCTTCCATCCACTAGACATGTGAGAGAaccttgtagttttttttttttttttttctcccccttttcCCTTTAGCCGGCTCACACTCTCAGGGGGATGCCGATGGGTGTGATGACTTGTGACAGCTCGCAGTCACGCTGGCGACCGCAGGAATCCCGCAATCGTTCCTGTGTCAATAATACGACGCCAAGTAGACACAAAAGGGCCAATTGTCTTACCAAAATGATACCTACTAGTGCTAAAATGTTAAatcaatactaaaaaaaaaataattcttacCCCAATCGGAGACTAAATAATGACGTTCATTTTAATGTCTCGGGCAATCAGGAGcacaatgaattaaaaagaacattttccaaCCAATTGGTCCCACCCAGTCACAACTATAATTACAATAGTTCAACTGATACGGAAactattaaatgaataaatattataaCAATAGCTCCCAGTCAATCAACAgcaaaaataagtacagtaattacattgaTGGATTGATAAATATATCATGAAAACAACCTGTCCCACCCAGTCAGCAGCCAAATAATGAATGTAATTAAAacgataaataaatacatggtaAGAAATTGGCCCGGTCAGTCAGTGGcaaaaataattcaatattaCAACAAAATGACCCAGCCAGTCAGTGGAAATATCATTTGAATCATCCAAATGATATATTTCTATAcctgtttatactgtatacagagtACGTAGCTAATACATGATTAAGATGATACAATACAGGACTTTGTGACaatggaaatgttttcattttaattggatttttttttgcttcgatTCAACGGACATCgcgctgctccttctgctgtgtgcGCTTTAGCCACAAGGGGGCTTCATAATAGAGAGATACGGGATACACAGCACATGAAGGAGACAAGTCACTATTGGCTGGTAAGCCGCAGTTCTTCACATGCCTGCGAGTATATACTTTTTCCGGTTATGAAAATATGTGTTGTAATTGTAGCATATTAAGAGCAGTGGGATTtggcacatttttcttttttttttttggcacataaTGAATGAGCTGTGTGGGTGTCGCGCTTCCTCCACAAAGCCAATTACACACGAAAGCAATCTTACCAACGTTGCACCTGACCTTTCCCACGAGCTGGcaggaaagaaaacaatgcTCAGGTGCCCACGGCACAATATCGCAGgtcattcttttttgtttcgttCCCACAGCTGGACAGGCCTCAGCGCAATCTTTTCGAAACCGACACAATCACGTGTTTCGTGTCATTCTCGTGCACGGGTTAGGTGATTattataatttcattttttttccattccacGTGTTTATCGGAAGCAGCGCGAGCCCCGCCTGCAGCATGTGGGGAATTCCTGGAATGAAAGGCGGCAGGGAGTAAATACGGGATCACTCCAAAACTAAAAGGTCTCATGAATGATTGAGGCAGCTTCCCCTGCATACATTTCCTCCTCTCCGTGAGAGCTGCGACCAGCACAGTGTGAAGTCTGTGGAGatttcatcttcctcctccttcttcttcttcttcttcctcctcttcaagACTTTCAATCTCGAGGCAACGCTTCTTCTCCGGCTCTtctcaacactttaaattgaaCGAGCAACGTGTGAAAATAACTTGGCGACGTGGGGTTCAGACCCATAGtatggatttgtgaaaaaacaaaaagtgaactCATATATTTGAGCTTTCTGCCCAACAGCGACGTCTTTAACGTCGTTTACCGGTAtcttctaaaatattttttatttctacttattttttttttttttataaaaggacAATTTCAATAGATTTATAAATGTCCACAATACATttctaaatgaataaaacagaaAGCAAAGGAAAATGTTGATGTTTGAATGCATAATCATCTGATATTTTGTGCGTAAATACATGGTGGAATAATATAAATGAATGTGCAAATCGCAACTCACTGAAAACAAATCCCATTtcaataaacagaaaaaaaaataaaccaatcaAGGCTCTTGTTTGAACTTAAATAAAGCAGGTGTAAATTGTGTTTTCCCCACTGAGAgaagaataaaataacaaatacaaaaaaaaaaagtgtattattaTACTATGTAGGCTATTAGTCACTACATTTGAATATTTCAATTGCACAGAATAATTCcatactcttaaaaaaaaaaccaccaaaaaaaaaaactcctgtaataaaataaaaatagatgctGATTCTATTTTCCATGACAAATGACTTTCggtgtttattttacaatgtgAAAGATCAGGAACGATATCAGGAATGAAGggaagggagagaaaaaaaatacaagatgtGTATTTACAATTTTATAACCAAAGATAATAATTATAGAACTGAAACAACTTGAAATTCATACACTGGAAAATATCCTATACTAGACATACATGTTGCCGAATACCTGTCtcatagaaaagtagtgctttggtgccattcATTTATCGGGACCAAGTCCTGCCTTGAGTAGCGGGTtctgtgcggtcatgtgactgtcttGTGTCGTTCGATTGGCGGTCAACCATCGCGAGCGGTCCATGTCGGATTGGAGCGAACGGCACCCGACGTGGAAGTCGTAGTCCAAAACAGATTGATAGATAAGCAATCAAAGCCGTAATCCATAAAAGTGGCGAACGGCGTGCAGATCATTGTCACGCGGTAAAAGTAGCGTTTCTTCTTAACGTAAATTCTCgagtaaaaagtcaaaaaaaagtAGGCCGCATCAAAACTACTCGGacaaagtacaatttatccaaaaaaaCGACTTGAGGTACCCACCTCTGGAAATGAGTGATTGACGGCAACTAAAAAGGTGAATTAAGCTAGTtcattgcctatagatgccacaagtgGGCGCCGAATGCCAACTTTTCTATTGGACGGAGTTTCTGGCAACGtcttgtggatttttttttccgagCGTTTCGGAAAGAGCTCAAAACAGTGAATCGGCGCGTTTTTCAGCAACAACgcttgaaaaatgttttctttgaaatatTTGCCGATTTGATTCACGCCTTTAAACAAAATGAGCACGTTCTAATCATAATGTCCACCTGAATAAAACTTAACTGTCATCAAAAAATTCGCAGTCTTAAAATTGAAGACATTGATTTTTAGCTTTTATATAAACACAAAGCACAGATACATGTTTCTATAAACctatataaaaagtctacacacccctgttcattGGCAAGGTTTTGTGATGATTTCGagtcatttcaaaacgttttctaccattaatatgacctgtacaactccactaacaaacaaacaaaacaaaaataaaatagagaGTGAAcgtcaaaataaacaactggtATAACGTGGTtacacaaatgtgcacaccctcttatatatggctgtgttcagaattaaccaatcacattcaaactcatgtttaaTGGGAGTCAATTccgatgttctagtaggcttttccccctttataaaacatatattttgaaTTCAATTCAGTTGGTTTTGGTTCTTctttttgtgcgcgtgtgtagaGTTTTTATAGACGCTTTCTACTGTTTTCACTGGGGGGGTGTGGCTCTGACGAGCACGTGCGCTTCAACCCGGCGTACGAGTGAGTGATCAGGCCAAAATTATGGATCGCGCCTTTGGGATTAAAGTGAGCGGGGGGAggggtggtggtgtgtgtgtgtgtgtgtggggggggggggggggggggtcgaacAGCGAAACGAGATCAATGGCTATTGTCACGGAAGACAagtgtggatggatggatggatggatgtctttacTGTTTCTCAGGTGTCCGAAATGAAGTTCAAGATTTTTCcgaagatgctaattacatttttttgactTACAGTATCGGATTTTTCTCCGATCACTTAATTTGTGTGTGATTTTtgccatgaaaactaacacaaatgtatctcagtgtcttcagagttcttttttgtttgttgttgtcttttttttttttttttggctctttGTCTTTATCATCAATTCCGCTGCATGGAGCCTCAGTATCTAATTGTAACACACCAGAGGGGTCATATTGCATTTACTGAATAGCAGACGGCCAAATAAATGGTATTATTTCCGAGATATGAATGAAAACGCATGAATTTTCGAAAGTGTCGGAACGATTGGCTGTCTTTCCGATTGGACAAAGGCGAGAGTGGAATGGGTTTAACGAGTACTGAGGAACATTCAGgcacttgtatctgcagagtttAAAGGGCAACGCGTACATTGTgcaatttgggatttttttgtgaAGCTGTTTATGTCCTTACCGTTTCGCACTTTTGTCTCTACGGGtataaaaagtgtttaaaaaggtttttcaaTGGGCCACCGCCATTTACTTTGTCAATAAGGAATGCCTAACATTTGAAATCATCGATCAATTCTGGACACTGccatggaaatatatttagataagaaaaacacagcaaaaaaacatttgggggaaTTTATTTGTGGGctgggctggaatggattcatggaatttgaattcatttcaatggggggggaaatggattTTGATATGAGAGTATGTTGAGTTCCGAGTTTGGTTATCGACCGAATTCAACTCGTATGTCACGGCACCGCTGTGTTTACGAGGTGCGCAGCTAATCTAAGGTGTCGGGCTCGGCGTCCATGCAGGTCTCCCAGGGGTTTCTGGGCATGTGCGGCATGGAGATGAGGAGGAGGGCCACACCgctgaggatgaggagggtgAAAGAGGCGCAGGCACACGTGAAGGACCACGAGTAGTAGTACTCAATCCAGATGGTCTCGTCGCTGGCGATCATCCTCTTGACCGACTGGCGCATGACTTCCACCGAGATGATGATGCAGAGCCCTGCGGGCAAGATCACCGATACGCCATTTCTGTATTGAATCGATTTTGTGGGGCGTATGTACTTGGGCCCGACCGATATGGATTGAAAGTCATCCTTGTCCTATGTTGTATAGTGTTAACGTGTAAGAGAAAAATTGGCCGGTgcgcctatgtggcggccatgagGAATGTGGCGCATTGTTGTGGCAAATATGTGTTGATGGTTATATCTTTTGTCTATTGTGCGTAGAGCGcagcacagagagagagagagagagagtgacatGGCTGccgtgttaactctgaggaatacaaaacacaagtctctggagtctggaacatgctatctGTGGTACagtaccagtttttttttttttttgcaagccgTTCGCCTTGGGCAACAGCTTTGGAAGTAGGTatcacactaattcctcgcagctcatgaaagcgactcgcctatgatgagcactgcacgtcaacaatgtcaccatgaacAAAGCACACCGGTGTGGTAGgtttggatgaaatgtgaaattttcaagcttttttttttgtattattattttttatttacaataactttgcgCTGTACcgggcgttttaggccacgggggggggggaaactacagataataattttcaattttttcaaTCATAATTTCTGTCTTATAACTGCCTCCGGGTGGCTGAGGCGTgcacaacagaaggagcagcacaatgaccattgaactgatgcaaaatgtgacaaaacggTTTCGTTCTTTGTAATCCAATTTAATGATGTCCAACACTGTATATTTGTATGCAGCACAACACTACAATgtgcttttttctctctctcattaaaaacacattacaaattgtGGCTGTTAGTTTTAGGATGGGAATGCTTTAATGCTTTCAAATGCAAGGAgtaaaaagtctcaaaaataaatagcCCACTCGAGTGAAGCACAGATATCTACAAAGAATGTAAGTCGTTTGTACTTTGTATTTCCCATCCGCTGCTAATAGttcaccatttaaaatgaatgaatgaagcgGTGTGTACCTGCGAAGGCGAAGAACATCCCAGCAGGCCTCAGCAGGTAATCGCGGCCCTTCCCGAAGGAGAAGATGACGCACAGGGTGCCCAAGATCATGAAGAACAGGCTGAAAATGGCGATGGCCGCCGCCGAAATGTTGTACTCTTAACAAGAAAAACGTATGAAAAGTTACCTTCCCTCGGGCccaaaaaaacgaaaacaaaaacaaaaaaacacgacagttgtgtgtgtgagagtgtttcgGTAATGTGTACGAGAGTGTTTTAATATgtatgaaggggaaaaaaaagactgtgtGCGCGTGGGGAGAAATGTTATCGAGTCAAGCCGAAAGTCCCAATGACACATTGATCGTTTTGACAAAATCTATTTGCGGCGGCGTGCCGATTCATATAAGACTCGCCAAATACTTCTGTGCTTTGACTGGCGCTAAAATGCAGTATACAGTAatgcgcaggtgtacctaatgttgtggccttcAAGGCTCGAGATAAATTAAAGAGGGAATAAAAGTCGAGCCGGAGGCGAACGGTTTATTACTACAGGGATGTACCGCgacattattttgttgtttttgtttgttttgtgtttttttttttttttttttttccatcgtgAGCATAAAGTGCATGCTGGCGCgctcttaaaaatatatatacagtcgGCACGTACATACGGTACGCTGTACGCAGCGACGGAGGCGACACGTACCCTTCTGGGTCTTCACTTCAAAAACTTCTGCTTCTTCTCCGGATGTGAAGTGCTTGAAGTAGGAGCAGTTCTTGGCTGCAAGCGGAAGACGGGAAAGACACACACGCTATACTTTTTCCCCCGTATAAATTCACATTcatattctcattcatcaacttAAATTTCATGACTCttgtcaaattgtttttgtcataacattactgctttttcccccccccccctcgtacTTAATAACTTCTAACTCataatgtttcatgttttttcactttgttcTCTATTTGTTTTCTCTTAGTATGACAACTTATCTTCTTGAAATATGAAACACTGCGAGTTAGGATTTTTTTGACGTCAGAATActcaaatgtaatgtaaacaaaccaagactgtaatttttttttcttgactttatACTCATAGCATTGTGACTTTCGTCACGTGATTTGTTTCcggtaatattaaaatgtaattggaAAATTGCAATTTCTTTTCTCAAATATGACCACCTTTAGTCATAAATTAACAACtgtattttcataatattttgaTCGTAGTATTacaccaaattaaaaaaaatttggcaGTCTATTTAGACTTTATTCTTagaatatttcaactttattctaatAAAATCTGGAATAGTTatcttgtaaaaatatgtcttTCTACTCATAATTGTGcgacttttttttgttcttgtaaaatgtccttttttttccccccctccaagTATTATAACTATTTTTCTCATGAATTAATCATTTTAATTCAACGTAAATATTAATGTTAGTCttgtaaaatgtctttttgtcataagatgccattttttccccttgataaatgtatttttactttgttgacaaacatacattttcccctCTTGCTAttacaatgacatttttgttgttatactaaaaacaaaaacaaaaattcaatttcgattttttttcttcttaccaGAATAGACTGTATACTTAATTCTcatcattttctgacatttttctcTTGATGTTACGACTTTattcaactacaaaaaaaaaaaaaaaaaaaaatgcattgggCCTCATCTTCACCATCTTACAACTTTGCaccatatttgtatttttccgaattctatgcctttttttttctttccttctttgtGTCTCTAATACACTCCGCTATTTTCATAAATAATGCTCTAAGTTCATTACAGCACCGCAGACGTCTGCACCGTGACGTAAATGTCGCATTTCTCGACTTTGCTCAAACTCCTTTTCATCGGATGGACAATATtagtgcgtgcgcgtgcgtgtgcgtgcgtgtgcgtgcgtgtgtgtgtgtgtgtgtgtgtgtgtgtctatgcacAGCAGGCAACAGAGGAGCTGTTTGTTACTCCGGATGAGAAAGAATCACTAAAGAGGTTACCTAGCAACAGGCTGCTGTTGGTCCTGGCGGGTCCAATTCAGCCACATGTTAAGACACAGCAAAAGGAACTacgggcgtgtgtgtgtgtgtgtaggtgtgcgcgcgtgtgtgcgcgcacgcgtgcatgtgtgtagtGACTGAAAGTGCCGTATCAAAACGTTTGCCTGCGGCTCAGTTTTTGATTGCATGCGGATGTTCGATTttatttgtccaatcagatgtCAGCGtctgtgtgttgccatgtcaatctcaTCTGCCCCGGGCCTTCACAATCAGCCGTGCTTGCCCATGTAACTTCAACTTTATTCGAAATGGGACAGTTTCtttcaccaatcagatttcaaattcatcctcgcAGGCACAGCACGCTGGCCCTCGACGATGTCAGTCGTCTGCTGTCCTGTGATAGGTTGATCAGAAGAAAACTTGCTCCAGTCAActtgcaaaacacatctgtcAGGGATCTGACTGCTGTTTGTAATCTGGTAACTAAGTGAAATATatgatatgttcttcagatggtagaaggcagttttagtaattgatttggtATGTCAGGCCGGAATCTATCAGAATACcgaggtttcggacttggtctgtgtttgtttaaagagagtgactccaggtatttacgaacagcaatcctcttttctttattgccgaaaacaattatctcagttttgttgttgtttaattgaagaacatttgggctcatccagatatttatctgttttagacagtgacacaaaaccTCAATTGAACCTCAAGTGTGTCGagtatataaaatgtaaaatttgctggtgtcccctcatttaaaataaagagaaagaTCTTTTAAGTTTGAATTTTGCTTATTTGTTAtcatttatatattgtattagtACTCTTTAACACAGGCTATGTTTTGTGTAGATGAGTATTTCTTTAAACTATTACAAAGTATGTTTGATGAAACTCAAAAACCCAAAacctttacattattttataataatattgaGTTTTcccaatatcaataaaaatatttacaaaatatgcattattttttttaattatgtaatattTGTCATGGCTTTGTATCAACTaacatttgcacacaaatattaaataaacatcCATTTCAATAGATATTAATT
This Phycodurus eques isolate BA_2022a chromosome 16, UOR_Pequ_1.1, whole genome shotgun sequence DNA region includes the following protein-coding sequences:
- the cacng1b gene encoding voltage-dependent calcium channel gamma-1 subunit, coding for MFEEQATKVKITSVVIVVGMSAMLAAVVTDHWAVLSPRVDQLNATCQAAHFGLWRLCKKSIFMVQEDPQGKGCGPIGLPGAKNCSYFKHFTSGEEAEVFEVKTQKEYNISAAAIAIFSLFFMILGTLCVIFSFGKGRDYLLRPAGMFFAFAGLCIIISVEVMRQSVKRMIASDETIWIEYYYSWSFTCACASFTLLILSGVALLLISMPHMPRNPWETCMDAEPDTLD